Part of the Desulfurococcaceae archaeon genome is shown below.
AATTAAACCGCGTACAATGCTCCTCGTTGTTGGTCATCCCGGTGCGGGTAAAACGTCTTTCGCGTCACAGGTTTGCTACGCGAACACGTTGAAAGGCAAGAAATGCCTCTACATGACGTTCTACGAGGATAAGGAGAAGTTATTTCGACACATGGAGAGGCTTGGAATAAAGCTATTTGAGGCGGAGAGTAAAGGGCTCTTCGAGTACTTAAAACTCCCCGTGGCTTCAACGGATGAGATTTTGAAAATAATTGCGGATAAACTATCGAAGACCCCCTACGACGTGGTCGTAGTAGACTCGGTAAACGCGGCGATAGAGCTAATCGAGAATACCCGTGCTCAGAGAGCCGTTCTCCTGAACTTCTTCTACCAGCTGGTAAACGCCATAAACGGGCTACTCGTAGTCATCGCCGAAATCCCCCTCGGGAAGGAGGCAGTGGAGCTAGGCGCTATAGAGTTTATAGCGGACATAGTGATATACCTGAAGCACCGTATAACGCGTGGGCTCATCACGAGGATGATGGAGTTGAGGAAAATCCGCGGAGCGCCACTTATGGTAGCCGAGATACCTTTCTCGATCGTGGAGAGCCAGGGGTTTAAGGTGTACATGCCACCGAGACCTCAAAGGGTCATAGGAGGGGGCGAGCTTCTAAGAACTACGTTGAGGTTCACGAAAAGCACTATCGGGTACGTGAGGCGCGGTGATGTGGTCTACGTGGTGTACCCGCCCAAGGCACGGGTTCCAGTAGTTCTCTTACCGTTCGTGGACCTATTGATTTCAAACAATATACGTGGAGTGTTCATATCCTATAGATTCTCCACTGACGAGAGTAGGGAAGCATTCATTAACGCACTAACTAAGTTTACGGGGTTATCCCGCGAAGATAGCAGTCGCGTCGTAGATAGATACCTGCACTTAGAGTCATTAAACCCCACGAGTGCAACCATAACGCACCTCCACGCCATCACGG
Proteins encoded:
- a CDS encoding ATPase domain-containing protein, which produces MDHNLTTFTAGSRELDEIIGEIKPRTMLLVVGHPGAGKTSFASQVCYANTLKGKKCLYMTFYEDKEKLFRHMERLGIKLFEAESKGLFEYLKLPVASTDEILKIIADKLSKTPYDVVVVDSVNAAIELIENTRAQRAVLLNFFYQLVNAINGLLVVIAEIPLGKEAVELGAIEFIADIVIYLKHRITRGLITRMMELRKIRGAPLMVAEIPFSIVESQGFKVYMPPRPQRVIGGGELLRTTLRFTKSTIGYVRRGDVVYVVYPPKARVPVVLLPFVDLLISNNIRGVFISYRFSTDESREAFINALTKFTGLSREDSSRVVDRYLHLESLNPTSATITHLHAITVELLEALNVDVVMFHGVEIFSVLGAPEEYWTSLINELYWLKNKGKLVVRFSSKPSHHWYRTNVSLSDVIFELNYKHVDGKLIPLIYSWGRGRDPVMFELSDAVIAELKEDFKKLLAILQPSKPG